Proteins from a genomic interval of Clostridium cochlearium:
- a CDS encoding GGDEF domain-containing protein yields MGEYGEVKIEYISSSCKKILGISPEDISKKPYSIFKKINFNEFANYDMFISKLVNSETDFQTIKKVILKNKTKWFQFDLTLKKIGKEKIWDGIIIDVTNQKKSEEEIRELNEELRELSMKLHRMSYLDSLTGMYNRRKIMQVGNSLILRSRIYMTPYFVAMMDIDDFKSINDTYGHAIGDKVLSNIAETCMKILKGMGKFGRLGGEEFIFIITEKDREEVIMTMNKLREAISMQSIKTNKGDIKITVSIGVSNLKTQKETLEEIVERSDQALYLAKKSGKNKVVSI; encoded by the coding sequence GTGGGAGAATATGGAGAAGTAAAAATTGAATATATAAGCTCTTCTTGTAAAAAAATATTAGGTATTTCTCCAGAAGATATTAGCAAAAAACCATATTCTATATTTAAAAAAATTAATTTTAATGAATTTGCAAACTATGATATGTTTATTAGTAAATTAGTAAATAGTGAAACGGATTTTCAAACAATTAAAAAAGTTATATTGAAAAATAAAACTAAATGGTTTCAATTTGACTTAACCTTAAAAAAAATCGGTAAGGAAAAAATATGGGATGGAATTATAATAGACGTAACAAATCAAAAAAAATCTGAAGAAGAAATACGAGAATTAAATGAGGAATTAAGGGAACTTAGCATGAAACTACATAGAATGTCCTATTTAGATTCATTAACTGGTATGTATAATAGAAGAAAAATCATGCAAGTTGGAAATAGTTTGATTTTAAGATCTAGAATCTATATGACTCCATATTTTGTGGCAATGATGGATATTGATGATTTTAAAAGTATAAATGATACATATGGACATGCAATAGGGGATAAAGTGCTATCAAATATAGCTGAAACTTGTATGAAAATTTTAAAAGGTATGGGTAAATTTGGACGGCTAGGAGGAGAAGAGTTTATATTTATTATAACGGAAAAGGATAGAGAAGAAGTTATAATGACCATGAACAAATTAAGAGAAGCTATAAGTATGCAGTCAATAAAAACAAATAAGGGAGATATAAAAATAACTGTGAGCATAGGAGTATCTAATTTAAAAACACAAAAAGAAACCTTAGAAGAAATTGTGGAAAGATCAGATCAGGCTTTGTATTTAGCAAAAAAAAGTGGAAAAAATAAAGTTGTTAGCA